In Thermocladium sp. ECH_B, the genomic window ATATACCGAGGGTGATAGGTGAGTAATATGGAGGACCTCGACACTAAAATAACTAGGGCAATAGTTGAGTTGATTCGTCGCAGCAAGGGACGCAAATTAACCCTAAAGGCAACGGTTCTAGTAAGAGTGGCGGGCCTCGATGAGAGGCACAAGAATATATTGAAGGCGGCCAGATTATTAAGTAAATTAGCCGGGGAGAGGGTCATTAAGATAGAGAGGAAGGTCAAGACCTCCAAATCAAAATCAATAATGTATGTAGTGGATGAGTCGCTGGATATTTGGCACCTATCAAAGAATAAACCGGATGAAGCAACCAGTTTCCTGGGTTCCCTCACGAGGAGGNTCCGCGCTAATTCACCTCCAACCCAAATGCGTAGGTGAATCCCTTAATTCGATATATTCATATTCATCATTCCATTTACGCTTCAAGTTAATTCATACCCATTGGCGTATGAATTAGATGAGTTCAGTGACTTCCAACGCCGTTTCCGCGGCCTTCCTTGTTATGCCGTCTGTTCCCAATATAGTGTATCTGTCGGNCCTTATTGTGTGAGCCATGGTTAATGCCTCTATGGCCATCTCCTTATCTATGCCTATATCGCTTAGCTTAGTTGGTATGCCTAGTTCCTGCATTGTCTTCTTTATTCTGCGCCAATTAAGGCCATGTAGGTAAGCCATAGCTATGGTGCCCAAGGCAACTTGCTCTCCATGTAGTGGGCTCCTCATTCCTCTCTCCTTAGTCAATAGTTCCAATGCATGGCTAAAGAGATGCTCGGATCCACTGCATGGTCGTGAACTACCGGCTATCGCCATTGCTACCCCACATCCTATTAATGCCTTAACCACTATCCTGGTCGCCCCCTCATCATGTCTCTTCAAGTTCTGTTTATTCCTCATTATTATTTGGTAACTAGATAACGCCAGCGTCGCCGCGTATTCACTGAATGATTCCCCCTTTATTTTAGCCCCCAATTCCCAATCCTTCACGGCAATCAATTTACCTATTAATTCGCCGATTCCAGCAGTTAAGTATCTCCTAGGCGCCTCCGTTATTATCGATGTATCCGCTATTATCGCTAGGGGCGTCTTATGGATCTTCGGGTACCCTAGCCGCATTAATTCTAATTGAAGCGTGTAAGAAACATAGGGGGACGCTATGCCATCGTGGCTGGCCACCGTGGGAACAGATATGAATGGCTTATCCAGGAGGAATGCGATGGCTTTCCCAGCATCCACTATTCTTCCTCCCCCAATGCTTATCACTGCATCAATTCCCCTGTATCTATGCGCCAGGCCAGTTATGACTTCAGCATTAACCGAGTCCACCTCCTCCGTAATCATGTTGTTTCCCGCTAAGCCGCCTAGGGCCTTCTTACTGTGCGTGGTTCCAGTTAATACTAATGCGCTTGGCCCTAGCTTCAGCATGCTTAATATCTTGCCGACGTTATTTATGGCTCCGGGCCCAAACAGCGTATACCTAGGTATCTCCAATTCTTCGAGTTCCTTCATTTTACGCGTACAACTATT contains:
- a CDS encoding glycerol-1-phosphate dehydrogenase, whose translation is MKELEELEIPRYTLFGPGAINNVGKILSMLKLGPSALVLTGTTHSKKALGGLAGNNMITEEVDSVNAEVITGLAHRYRGIDAVISIGGGRIVDAGKAIAFLLDKPFISVPTVASHDGIASPYVSYTLQLELMRLGYPKIHKTPLAIIADTSIITEAPRRYLTAGIGELIGKLIAVKDWELGAKIKGESFSEYAATLALSSYQIIMRNKQNLKRHDEGATRIVVKALIGCGVAMAIAGSSRPCSGSEHLFSHALELLTKERGMRSPLHGEQVALGTIAMAYLHGLNWRRIKKTMQELGIPTKLSDIGIDKEMAIEALTMAHTIRXDRYTILGTDGITRKAAETALEVTELI